A single Anopheles arabiensis isolate DONGOLA chromosome 2, AaraD3, whole genome shotgun sequence DNA region contains:
- the LOC120908399 gene encoding casein kinase I-like, producing MRVQTAQTVQDAEERKEFAELLLLIGELLDLCGGRFGLKTVSQLALQLLARPETFHELGYVHCDMKPDNVLLGRGTTRKTLHLIDFDLAEPYRHPRTGEHIAQDAFFPFAGMIEFAPVFAHLLYTQCLRL from the exons ATGCGTGTGCAGACAGCCCAGACTGTTCAAGATGCTGAAGAGCGGAAAGAGTTCGCAGAATTGCTGCTCCTCATCGGC GAGTTATTGGACTTGTGCGGAGGACGCTTCGGTCTGAAGACGGTTTCGCAGCTAGCGCTGCAACTGCTCGCCAGGCCGGAAACGTTCCATGAGCTGGGGTACGTTCACTGCGACATGAAGCCGGACAATGTCCTGCTCGGTCGCGGAACGACCCGCAAGACGCTCCACTTGATCGACTTCGATCTTGCCGAGCCGTATCGGCACCCACGCACGGGGGAACACATAGCGCAGGATGCGTTTTTCCCGTTCGCCGGAATGATCGAATTTGCACCAGTGTTCGCTCATCTGCTGTATACACAGTGTTTGCGCCTATGA